Proteins found in one Brassica napus cultivar Da-Ae unplaced genomic scaffold, Da-Ae ScsIHWf_1034;HRSCAF=1450, whole genome shotgun sequence genomic segment:
- the LOC125595266 gene encoding photosystem II protein D1-like — protein MTAILERRESESLWGRFCNWITSTENRLYIGWFVLMFVLMIPTLLTATSVFIIAFIAAPPVDIDGIREPVSGSLLYGNNIISGAIIPTSAAIGLHFYPIWEAASVDEWLYNGGPYELIVLHFLLGVACYMGREWELSFRLGMRPWIAVAYSAPVAAATAVFLIYPIGQGSFSDGMPLGISGTFNFMIVFQAEHNILMHPFHMLGVAGVFGGSLFSAMHGSLVTSSLIRETTENESANEGYRFGQEEETYNIVAAHGYFGRLIFQYASFNNSRSLHFFLAAWPVVGIWFTALGISTMAFNLNGFNFNQSVVDSQGRVINTWADIINRANLGMEVMHERNAHNFPLDLAAVEAPSING, from the coding sequence ATGACTGCAATTTTAGAGAGACGCGAAAGCGAAAGCCTATGGGGTCGCTTCTGTAACTGGATAACTAGTACTGAAAACCGTCTTTACATTGGATGGTTTGTGTTGATGTTTGTTTTGATGATCCCTACCTTATTGACCGCAACTTCCGTTTTTATTATCGCATTCATTGCTGCTCCTCCAGTAGATATTGATGGTATTCGTGAACCTGTTTCTGGATCTCTTCTTTACGGAAACAATATTATTTCAGGTGCCATTATTCCTACTTCTGCAGCTATTGGTTTGCATTTTTACCCGATCTGGGAAGCTGCATCCGTTGATGAATGGCTATACAACGGTGGTCCTTATGAACTAATTGTTCTACACTTTTTACTTGGTGTAGCTTGTTATATGGGTCGTGAGTGGGAACTTAGTTTCCGTCTGGGTATGCGTCCTTGGATTGCTGTTGCATATTCAGCTCCTGTTGCAGCTGCTACTGCTGTTTTCTTGATCTACCCAATTGGTCAAGGAAGTTTTTCTGATGGTATGCCTCTAGGAATCTCTGGTACTTTCAACTTTATGATTGTATTCCAGGCTGAGCACAACATTCTTATGCACCCATTTCACATGTTAGGTGTAGCTGGTGTATTCGGCGGCTCCCTATTTAGTGCTATGCATGGTTCTTTGGTAACTTCTAGTTTGATCAGGGAAACCACAGAAAATGAATCTGCTAATGAAGGTTACAGATTcggtcaagaagaagaaacttacaACATTGTAGCTGCTCACGGTTATTTTGGCCGATTGATCTTCCAATATGCTAGTTTCAACAATTCTCGTTCTTTACATTTCTTCTTAGCGGCTTGGCCGGTAGTAGGTATTTGGTTTACTGCTTTAGGTATTAGTACTATGGCTTTCAACCTAAATGGTTTCAATTTCAACCAATCAGTAGTTGATAGTCAAGGACGTGTTATTAATACTTGGGCTGATATTATTAACCGTGCTAACCTTGGTATGGAAGTTATGCATGAACGTAATGCTCACAACTTCCCTCTAGACCTAGCTGCTGTTGAGGCTCCATCTATAAATGGATAA